CGTCACTCATGACGATCAGCACTTTCAGTGTCTCGGCGCGAAAATCGGCGGGGCGCACATGGGCGAAGCTGCCGCCAAATCTGCCGCGCATGTCTGGCGACAGGGACTTCAGGCCGATCAATGTTCCTTCGTCGATGGATGTCAGGCCGGCAAGATCACTCTCGGCCGTCAGGGCCTTGATCTTGTTAATGAGATCAGTGGAATTGTTGCTCTGATAGAGGGCGCGGTTATTGTTCCGTGGACAGCTGCGATAGGGCGAGAACAATTCCCCAACGCCATAGTGGAAATATTCGGGAAGGGGCGTCATGCTGTAAGACGTCCATGACAGATCGGAAAAGTGGGACGGCCGCAGGTTCAGACAACCCTGCCAGCGGTGACCATCGTGGAAGTCGTTGTCCAAGTGATTGTCAATCGTTGACGGATTGACGAAGAATTTGAATTCATCGCCCACATTCACATGCGTGCCGAAAGGGATGATGGAGACCGATGTCAGGTCACGGACTTCATCCGTCAGGATCGTGTCGATAAAGTCTTCACCCGCCGTGATCAGGTTGGCGATACGCGTCCCGGCCATGGAGCCTGACACGTCGAGCACAAGCGCGATTTCGACCCGCTGCCAGTCCTGACGGCCGCCGCTCTCGGCGCTGATGTCGAGGCTGTCGATATCAATCAACGGCAGAAA
This genomic stretch from Parvularcula sp. LCG005 harbors:
- a CDS encoding TadE/TadG family type IV pilus assembly protein, which translates into the protein MVSTKRSQRGNVAIMAALLILPTFALLGGAIDISRAIQQRIELQRAVDAAVLAASSLTNERDMTAVAEEYLATNLATSRINFSDIDLTITAVEDNSGRRVRVEAAYALSTMFLPLIDIDSLDISAESGGRQDWQRVEIALVLDVSGSMAGTRIANLITAGEDFIDTILTDEVRDLTSVSIIPFGTHVNVGDEFKFFVNPSTIDNHLDNDFHDGHRWQGCLNLRPSHFSDLSWTSYSMTPLPEYFHYGVGELFSPYRSCPRNNNRALYQSNNSTDLINKIKALTAESDLAGLTSIDEGTLIGLKSLSPDMRGRFGGSFAHVRPADFRAETLKVLIVMSDGNMNKYFQPKTCWEFTLFCSELLFTNEAAESNFLTLCQDAKTKGVIVFTIGFGIDAGSNADTVLRSCASTVANYYLIDNTEIEAAFSAIAANINRVRIFM